The genomic interval GACGAAGCCCTGCTCGAAGAACGTGTACTCCAGCACGCAGTACCCGAGCGGCGGCCCGGACGCCGTGTCCCGTGCCACGTACGCCACGCCCTGACGGCACCACTTCTCGATGCTCGTACGCCGTCCGGCGTCGATCCCCGCCAGCGCGGCGGCCTCCGCCGGGACGGCCGGGCGCACGACGACAACATCGTTCTTCTCCGTGTCCATGTCCATGTCCATGGGGCCATGCTGGACTGTTCCGGGGAGCGACGGGCCGCGAGCGGCCGCGCGTGCGGGCGGGGGCCGTGGTCGCCGCGCAGACTGGGGGTTTCCAGGACCGGGACGAAGGCGGAGTCATGACGAACGAACCCGTGGCGGAGCTCCACCCCGACTACAGCAGTGCCGGTGCCACGGCGACCCCGTGGGCCGAGGTGGTGGCCGTCCTCGAACGGGCCGAGGTGTTCTGGCTCTCGACGGTCCGGCCCGACGGGCGGCCGCATGTGACGCCGCTGCCGGCGGTGTGGCTCGACGGGGCGCTGCACTTCTCGACGGGGCTGGAGGAGCAGAAGGGCCGTAACCTCACCCGGAACCCGAACTGCGCCCTGACGACGGGCAACAACGCGTACGGGCACGGGCTCGACGTCGTCGTCGAGGGGCCTGCGGTACGGGTCGCCGAGCACCCGACCCTGGAGCGGCTCGCGGAGCTGTGGATGGCGAAGATCGGGTGGCCGTACGACGCGGTCGAGGGCGGTTTCCGGCACCGGCCGGAGGGGCCCGCGCCGGAGACCTCCGGGGTGCCGGGCGCGGTCGTCCCGGTGTTCGCGGTCCGGCCGACGAAGGTCCTCGCGTTCGGCCGGGGCGAGGGGTTCAGCCAGACCCGCTTCCGGCCGTGACGGCCTGAGCCACCCGCGCAGGCTGCCGCGATTACGCCCCGCCGCCGCGGTCACCCCCGTACGCTGGACCCCGGCACTTGACCTTCCTGTTGCATTCCCTTTGCGCAGAGGAGAGTTGACTTGCGCAGGCACCGCCGCACCGGCAGAAGCTGAAGGGTCAGGCAATGGAGATCGCACAAACGCTCGCGCTCATCGCGGCCACCGTGACGACGGGGCTGATCAGCGGGCTGTTCTACGGCTTCGCCATCTCCGTGATGCCGGCGCTGCGCGGTACGGGGGACCGTACGTTCATCGATGTGATGCAGCGGGTCAACGTGGCCATCCTCAACGGGTGGTTCGTGCTCGGCTACATCGGGGCCCTCGTCTTCACGGGGCTCGCGGTCGGGCTCCAGTTCGGCGGCGGGGACCGGGACGCGGTGGTGCCGACCGTCGCGGCGCTCGTCTGCTACATCGCGTCGATGGGGGTCACCAGCCGCCTCAACATCCCGCTGAACAACGCGCTGGAGGCGGCGGGTCCGGTGGACGGGATCGCGCGGCCCGAGGCGGTGCGGGCGGCCTTCGAGGGGGCCTGGGCGCGGGGGAACGTGCTGCGGACGCTGCTGTGCATCGCCGCCACCGGGCTGCTGTGCTGGGCCCTCGTCCTGAACGGCGGCAGCTGAACGCGCGGGAGGGCCGGTACGGGGCTCGTGCCCGTACCGGCCCTCCCGGAGGGCGTCGGCTCAGCGGCCGACGGACAGCAGCGCCTCCGCGCGGCCGTGCAGCTTGGCGGCGTACGCCGCGCAGCCCAGGGCCGCCGTGTTGAGGAGCGTACG from Streptomyces drozdowiczii carries:
- a CDS encoding pyridoxamine 5'-phosphate oxidase family protein, with protein sequence MTNEPVAELHPDYSSAGATATPWAEVVAVLERAEVFWLSTVRPDGRPHVTPLPAVWLDGALHFSTGLEEQKGRNLTRNPNCALTTGNNAYGHGLDVVVEGPAVRVAEHPTLERLAELWMAKIGWPYDAVEGGFRHRPEGPAPETSGVPGAVVPVFAVRPTKVLAFGRGEGFSQTRFRP
- a CDS encoding DUF1772 domain-containing protein — translated: MEIAQTLALIAATVTTGLISGLFYGFAISVMPALRGTGDRTFIDVMQRVNVAILNGWFVLGYIGALVFTGLAVGLQFGGGDRDAVVPTVAALVCYIASMGVTSRLNIPLNNALEAAGPVDGIARPEAVRAAFEGAWARGNVLRTLLCIAATGLLCWALVLNGGS